From the Motacilla alba alba isolate MOTALB_02 chromosome 1, Motacilla_alba_V1.0_pri, whole genome shotgun sequence genome, the window TGTGAAAAGCCTCCAAAAAGCTGGTGGAAGTTTTTGGTCTTTGCAGGGAATACTGTTTGCAAACATaagctgaaggaaaacagcCAAGCATCTCACTTTGCTTTCTCACCCTCCCTCCCCACTTTCCTCCCAGTTGTTCAGGGATAATAACTGTATGTGCTACTTGCAGGGAAGgtgaatcttttaaaaataaatggattaaaattgcatttctgctttatgGTGATGATATGCCTTTAAGCACTTCGATTGAAAGGAGTTCTTTTGGGTAATGCTGAaactttccttctgctgcatgTCAGTGATTTTTATCCCTGGGATTTGAAATTTGGCACTAAGGTATATTCTTTATTGGTGATTTCTGTGATAACAAGTCCCAGAGCTACAACACTGGTGTGGCACAGATGTGCAGCTCCCTCTTAAGCATGGAAGAGCTGATGTTCATATGATATTAGTGTGTGCGTTTTAATTTTATCCTCAGTAGTGTTTATGGATGGTATATGAGCAGAGTATGTTTAAAATGGGATATTCTCCccctggaaaaaggaaagggcaAGGAGCAAAAGAGAAGACCTTGACAAAAACTGCTTGCTTTGGAAGAGGCTGCTCTGAGATGTACTTGGTGTGTTCTTTTTGTCAGAATCCTTTATGCTTATTTTCAAATGGTCCTTGCTTTTGAAAGTAGTCAGCATGTATGGGTACAGGGAAGGATAAATACGTAATCTCATGGGACTTCTCGAGGGGAATCAGAATATGGAAGTGATAGGGTATTGCACTGATCTGAGATGCACAGGATGTTTTCAAATAGTAAGCTTCTGTTTTTCAATAGGAAAATTCCCGTTAATGATGGTGATGCACCGAAAAGCAGACTGGAGTTGAGGGAGGAAAATCACCTGAATCACAGTGTGGTAAGAAGTTACAAGCTTCATGCTGCAGATGAATTTGTGCCTGTTCTCCCCACCATGACTCCTGCCCCTGGCTGTTATTACGTGGTCCATTTGGAGAAATGATTAAAACACCTTCCTGTTGCAGCCCTAGTGGGATTGGGCACATTCAGGTTGTTTCTGTGAAACAGTGAAGTTGGGGCTTTGTTTATTTATCTTGTTAATCTCTTGATGCTTTGTGATATGTGTTGTATGACTTCAGATTCTTAGTTTTGCTGTTACGAACAATACCAGCATGTGTGACAAAAATAGTTCATGTAAGCATTAAGAACATTTATGTTCCAGCAAAGTTGGTggggttttcctttctttgagtCTAcatggggagcagcaggtgggaAGGGAATTTGAGGGCAGACCTTTCTTCATGCTGCATCCTCAGATGCCTTGCCCCATGAATCATGTGGCAGCGGTGAGCCCCGGAGTAGAGCTGTGGTGGAGGGAGAGgtcctggaggaggaggaggatgaggatgaggaagagagGCACTCAGTCCTTCTCTTTCTGGTCTCCAGGCCATGTTCTCTTgctctgggagggctgggacTGAAGAGCCAGTTGCACAGGAGCAGTGCCTCTGAGCATTGTCTCTGGGCCACTCCTGGCTGCTTGAGTCCTCACACCTTTGTTCCTGGCTGTTTGAATTTTGGATTTGGAGAGATTGGTGTTGATGTTTGTGGTGTTATACATATTACTCTGTAGGTTCCTGTTCTCCCATTTTCCAGTGTAATCAGCCTCTGTAAGTTTTCACAACAAACAGCATGTTTGCATTGTTACTGTTTCTCGTCCAAAATGCTGATCTATGTGTAGCTTGAATGGTAGTTGTGTTGGCGAGATGTGAAAGTAACGTGCTTCTTGTTCTGTAAAGGTGGATGCAACTACAGCACATCGCATCGACAGTCTTGCAGCTCTGAGTATGGACAGGTCTGGGCTCATGCGAGAAGGACTCAGAGTGCCCAGTAGCATTGTCTATTCCAGCTTGTGTGGACTTGGCTCGGAAAAATCGCGGGATGCTACGGGTTCGATAGCCAGCCTGGGATTTACTCCTGAAAGAAATCCAGAGATACAGTTTAAGTCTAATCCCCCCGAAGCGGTGGAAAGCGCAGCTGTCTCTGGAAAAGCCCCGAACGGCTTCAGTGCTATATACAAAACGCCACCTGGAATACAAAAAAACTCTGTCCCGACAGGGGAGACGCTGGGTTTGGACCGAGCTGCGGGTGACAGGCAGAGTCCCCTCGGTGTCAATGGTGCTAGTTACCTAAGGCTCCCCTGGGTAAACCCCTACATGGAGGGTGCAACACCCACCATATACCCTTTCCTTGACTCACCAAATAAGTATTCGTTGAACATGTACAAGGCATTGCTACCTCAGCAGTCCACCTACAGCTTACCGCAGCACCTGGCTTACTCGCCCGTATGTACGAACGGTGAACGTTTTTTATACCTGCCTCCCTCCCACTACGTTGCCCCTCACATCCCTTCGTCGCTGGCGTCGCCCATGAGGCTCTCGACTGCTTCAGCTTCACCAGCAATCCCACCTTTGGTGCACTGTCCGGATAAGAGCTTGTCGTGGAAGATGGGTGTGAGCCCAGGCACCCCCGTCGACACGCACGCCTACCCCCACATCCAGAGCAGCAAGCAGCCCCGGGTCCCCACCGCCAAGCCGGCCCCTGCCAACTTGCCAGGAGATCCCGCACTCCTGCTGCCGCACTCGCCCCGGCCATCTCCCCGCctccccctgcctgcccaggtcGGGGATGCCTATGCTGATTTCCACAAACATTTCCCCAGGATCaccacctctccctcctctgctgttACGCTCCCAAAGCCCTACGTGAACATCGGCAGTGAATTTCCACCTGCTCGCCTCTCCAATGGGAAGCTTCCCAAAGGCAGTGATGCTGGGGAAGCACCCCTGCCATCTGCCCCCCATGCACGGAAAGCTGGTCACGACCGGAAGGACAGCAGGTCTCCCccactcctggaaaagcagacCCCGACCAAAGACGTCACCGACAAACCGCTGGACTTGTCGGCAAAAGTGGTCGATGCGGAAACCGCTGGCAAGACGGACCACGGTAAGAAAATTATGCCAACGGTGCTGGTGCAtggaagggcaggaggtggGACACACTTGCCAGGCGGTGACATCGTTCAGAAAGAAACCATCTCTCCTGGGAACAGCTGCCCCATCTACAGGCCCGAAATTATCAGCACGGCGCCGTCCTCCTGGATCGTTCCTGGTCCCAGCcccagtgaggaggctgggaagAATGTCCAACTGAAAAACAAGGCACTGGACTGGGTTATGCCACAGCCGCGGAgttcctcctgccccaggatgGGTGGCACGGAAGCAGTGGTTGGCAGTGTTTCGGGGACCGTGTCAGCAGGGGGGCGGCCAGCGTCAGCGTCGCCAGCTCCCAATGCCAACGTGGATTGCGCCAAGACGGCccggagctctgcagagagcaccGCCTCCGTTATACAGCACGTCGGGCAGCCCGTCGCCACCCCTGCTGCGAAACACAGCGGTAAGGTGGCCAAGTCCTGTGGTCAGGAAGCCAACTTCAAGGCGACAGAGACTGCCCTGGCCTCCAGCCCCATCTTCCTGCCGCCCAATGAGGCGTTTCGCTCCCCGCCTCTGCCCTACCCCAGGAGCTACCTCCCATATCCAGTGCCGGAGGGGATCGCCATCAGCCCTCTCACCCTCCACGGGAAAGGACATGTCTACCCTCACCCTGTCTTGCTGCCCAACGGCAGCCTCTACCCCACCCACCTGGCTCCCAAACCCGGCCTCCCTTACAgcctgccagcagggaggggggaGTTCATGGCCTACCAGGATGCGCTGGGAGTGGGGATGGTGCACCCCATGCTATTGCAGCATTCGGCTTTGGAGATCAGTAAGGAGGAGAAGACGGAACGGAGGTCACGGTCTCATGAGAGGGCCCGCTACGAGGACCCGGCTCTGCGGGGCCGAttgccagagctcctggagagcGGTGGGAAGATGCATTTTGAAATGCCCGGTGACAAGAGCGTGAAATTGCACCAGAACTCTGGCCATAGCAAAAACTCTGCAAAAAGCGACAAACACCTTTTCCCGGATCTTCTGCGAGACGAGCAAGAAGCTAAGAGCGAAGCAAACGTAACGAAAGCCAGCTTTGCTACAGAAAGCAGTAATCAGACTAATGACCCTACAAAGCACAAGGTAGAGCAGGCGTCTCAGCACAGAGATTTTATTGTAATGAGAGAGGAGTTTGGAAGAAATAATGATGTTCACGAAACCTATAATTTCAAGCAAGCCCAGAGTTCATCAGTGTTCGGCTTAAGGAAAGAAGATTTATCTGTGAGCCAGCCTAAAGAGAGAGTGGCGGTCCAGCCTTCTCCTGTTTTCTTGGAAAGCGTGCACGAGAGCGAtgctccagctctggctttTGGCAAGGTGCAGGAGGACGCGAAGCCATTCAGCATGGGGACCGCGCCGCCAAGCATCGATGCCAGCCAGACCTATACCAAAGACGGAGCCGACGACACGGAGTCTGCTGATGGCAAAATACTGAAACCCAAGCCGTCTAAACTGGCCAAGAGGATCGCGAACTCTGCCGGTTATGTAGGTGACCGATTCAAGTGTGTGACGACCGAGCTGTACGCCGACTCCAGCCAGCTGAGCCGGGAGCAGCGGGCGTTGCAGGTGAGTCCGCGCGGCCCAGCAGCCGCCGCGCTTTTTGTCGTTATTTCTCTGTTGCGAGTCACAGTTGAGTTTTTAAAGTTGAGAGAAGCGACGCAGGTGGGGAGACCAGGACATTTTTTTGTTGGGGCGTACTCGCCATAAATGGTTTTAAATAGCAGAGTAAGTTTACTAGTGAGAGTGAGGCGATGTAAAGAATAGTATGTGTGGCTTATAGGTATGTATGGGCTAGCCAGCTTTAAAGGGCTTTTACTAAGATCTGATAAAAATGTTAATGCACGTTAATGCAATGTTTGTGCAGTTTCGAGGGGAGTCGGACAGGCATGCATGTTACCTTGGCGCTGGCTGTAATTTCTGAGCTGGCCTGTAgtgccagccagcacagcacagtacCCAGAAGTTTTGATTAGTATGCCAAACGTGCCATTGGATGGTGAGCAGTTGCAGTCATGCATTAGTGGGTCTCAGGCAACGTTGGTTCCAAGTGAGCGCCTAGGGAAGAGTAGGAGTGGTATTGAGGTCGATGCTGAGGGATGATAGACAGATATTGTGTAGGAATATTCTTAGGGTGTTTTACTTTTAATGAAGGGATGAGTTAAGCCAAATTGTTTTGCATTGTTAAGAAAAGAATTGGTTTATGCTTATAAAAATGGATGAAATTATCTAAATGATCCATTGAGTGCCCATTTTAATTACATAGATGGAAGGATTACAAGAGGACAGTATTTTATGTCTACCTGCTGCTTACTGTGAGGTCAGttcttcaaatttttattactagACTCTTACATAAACCTTTGAGTTaaatttcatttccaaataCACAAAGGGAAGTTTGTGGGCCATGGTCGTCTTTTATTCATTGTACggttttgtgttgttgttttttttttctttttaatttaatttaattttatttctttttgtttttgtctctttttacctccaaaatggaatgtttttgttttatatataatatacatttatatataatcttttatatatatatatatatacttatatatgaAAGAATTGTGTGGCTATTTGCTTATAAGATGCTAGAACACTGTTTTACAAGTCAGGTGTGTTAATATCCTACCCTTAGCTGTTTATCTGAAACCCTGGTTTTGAGtcattttttctttggaaatgctTTCATTTAAGGTAAGGTAAATGAAGTAGTTTTTAttgcaagactttttttttatatcaatTCTCTTTCTAGCGTGCAATGATGCGCTTCTCAGAGTTGGAgatgaaagagagagaaggcCAAACAGCTACCAAAGACTCAGAGGTCTGCAGATTCAGCCAGGCAGATTGGGAAAACTTGAAAGGAAACAGTGAAAAGAAGCCAAAGTCTGTTGCTCTGGAAGATGCCATTGCTGACCAAAATGACAATGACAGATGTAAGCGAATTTAGATGGCTTTCTGAAGCGTGTATGTGTCTCTTTGCCATGGCAGCTTGCAGCAAAGCAAGCAAATCTTCGTGTTCTCCCTGTGTTGCTGGTGAAAGTCACTGACCTCATCCTCTGCAGGTGCTGAGTTGCCACGGCTGGTACCCTCTGTGCTTGCTTTGCGGCTTGCAAGTTTCTGGTTGCCATTGCACCTGCTTTTCAGGAGATGGTTAACTGTTTGTCACTGCCTTAGAGAGATCCTCCTTTTAACTGATGGGGTGCTGCATCAGCCAGTGAGAGCAAAGGTCCCAggttatattttaaatacagaaaggatCTGGGGGAAGACAGGGAAGCAAGAAGGAGTTCAGTTTCCTGAAGTTGCAGTGGCGCTGAGATATGTCAGTATTGCAGTCTTCAAAGCAAGGATGGAGGACAGAAGAGTGAAGGGAAGTGGGGAAGGGTGTGATCTGCCAGGCTTATCCATAAAAGCTGGCAGTAACAACTCCAGATGATAAGAAGTTACTTTTCCTGATGActtctgctgcagtggctgggaGGTGTGTGAGGCACAGGTTCTTGTAGGCAGAGTCTGTGAAACTCCCTGTGGGGCTGTCTGTTCCCTCTAGGCTGTTACAGGGTGTCCGGGGACTATGGAAAATGCAATGTCCTAAAAgtaagataaaaattaaaaaatggtaTTAAGGATTTTTTACTATATGCAAGaaagatctcttttttttgtttgtgctctCAGTAAGCATATGGCTTCTGTCAgtttccacctttttttttttgttgttgttttaccTAGGTATTTAAGGAGTGAATCAGTTCCTTCTGTTGCTACTTTGTTTTGaacaactcagaaaaaaagatctgTGCTGAAAGCATTGCAAAACAAGGGGAATTGTACTGCAGACTGCACTCTGTGAGTGTGGCTGTGTAACTCAGTGGTTAAGTGTGCTCTTTGGTAGGAGGAGATTCATGAGTAGGGCTAGTAGAAAATTTCATTCAGGCAATTTAATAACTTTGAATTATTGTTCTGGTCTTTGGTTAATGCTTTTGGCAGAGAGCGTGCTGGTCAATCGTACTTGCTTGGTTACTCACCTAAATTCAAGCTACTGTGGCATTGCTATCACTGAAATGACAGCCTCCACAAAAATTGGCATGGCAAAATAGCAGGGGAAAGTTTTAATTGTGGAAGTGGAGAGGGTAGCagggtggggagaggcaggCTGAGCCTCTGGAATCTGGGcagccttttccttctccaagcTATGTCGAGGTAGCTGTGGGGAGGAAGGCACAGCTGCCTTTGCAGTCCCTGTGCTAAAGCTGAGagctgggcaggctgctgccctggctgtccccttTGCAGCCTTCCTTGCCCCTCAGGGATGCCCTGGTGATGTCCTCTGTTACATTCCACCCTGGGTGTGCAGGAAAGctaaaagagcagcagcagtcctgctggctggttctggctgcagggagggttCAGCAGAGGGGGGATGATGGGCTGTGGAGTTGAGGGGGGGTGCAGGGGATtggcagagggagggaaggcaggctTGCTCAGGGACATGGGTCTGCTTGTGGGGGGCTGTGGAGAGGATGAGTGTTAGAGCATAATTGTATGCTGAAACCCCTCCCCCATCCTTGCAAAAGGCTGATGGTATGGTTTGTCTGTAAATTCACCATTTAGTGAGATCTCTGGCACTTGAATCTGCTGGCTAAAATTTGTTTGAGACTGTTAAATAACTGTTGGAAGCAGGGAAAGTATGTTCAGTCTTATGTTAGTTCATTCCTCTCCTCTGCTAATTAGCTCTGACTTAACAGGCTATTTCAGACTTTGGCCAAATGTCTAAACTCCTAAAAGCACGGATCTGTTCTGCTGAGggagctcctttttttttgtacgCCCGCCTGGGCAGCAGCAAATACTTACCAGTACAGATTCAGGTCTCAGTAAAAGTTTTTTATCATGGTGGTTCACCTCCTGGCCCTGGGGATAGCAGCTGATAAATCAGGAAGCCGACTTTCACACCTCTTGAATGCCTCTACTGTGGTGGCTTGGGCTCTCTGTTGGGGCTTGAGCCACCAGCAGCCTTAAAGCATCTCTCACTGAGCAAAGGGGTGATgagctctgccttcccttccccttcggtgggagccagggctgctgatCTTTTGCCTTCCC encodes:
- the BCOR gene encoding BCL-6 corepressor isoform X3; amino-acid sequence: MLSATPLYGNVHSWMSNERVRMCGINEDRKIPVNDGDAPKSRLELREENHLNHSVVDATTAHRIDSLAALSMDRSGLMREGLRVPSSIVYSSLCGLGSEKSRDATGSIASLGFTPERNPEIQFKSNPPEAVESAAVSGKAPNGFSAIYKTPPGIQKNSVPTGETLGLDRAAGDRQSPLGVNGASYLRLPWVNPYMEGATPTIYPFLDSPNKYSLNMYKALLPQQSTYSLPQHLAYSPVCTNGERFLYLPPSHYVAPHIPSSLASPMRLSTASASPAIPPLVHCPDKSLSWKMGVSPGTPVDTHAYPHIQSSKQPRVPTAKPAPANLPGDPALLLPHSPRPSPRLPLPAQVGDAYADFHKHFPRITTSPSSAVTLPKPYVNIGSEFPPARLSNGKLPKGSDAGEAPLPSAPHARKAGHDRKDSRSPPLLEKQTPTKDVTDKPLDLSAKVVDAETAGKTDHGKKIMPTVLVHGRAGGGTHLPGGDIVQKETISPGNSCPIYRPEIISTAPSSWIVPGPSPSEEAGKNVQLKNKALDWVMPQPRSSSCPRMGGTEAVVGSVSGTVSAGGRPASASPAPNANVDCAKTARSSAESTASVIQHVGQPVATPAAKHSGKVAKSCGQEANFKATETALASSPIFLPPNEAFRSPPLPYPRSYLPYPVPEGIAISPLTLHGKGHVYPHPVLLPNGSLYPTHLAPKPGLPYSLPAGRGEFMAYQDALGVGMVHPMLLQHSALEISKEEKTERRSRSHERARYEDPALRGRLPELLESGGKMHFEMPGDKSVKLHQNSGHSKNSAKSDKHLFPDLLRDEQEAKSEANVTKASFATESSNQTNDPTKHKVEQASQHRDFIVMREEFGRNNDVHETYNFKQAQSSSVFGLRKEDLSVSQPKERVAVQPSPVFLESVHESDAPALAFGKVQEDAKPFSMGTAPPSIDASQTYTKDGADDTESADGKILKPKPSKLAKRIANSAGYVGDRFKCVTTELYADSSQLSREQRALQMEGLQEDSILCLPAAYCERAMMRFSELEMKEREGQTATKDSEVCRFSQADWENLKGNSEKKPKSVALEDAIADQNDNDRCNFTSTENNRGHFLDTPEEKDLSNEKCYLERHSVYEKAEDQPTEDFGQHSCPRLDRKRKHSGERVQNDGSQNESFVDELQDEVISKAKKKKNSKGLHPKKQRHLQHLRELWEQQVSPERSPSGKLGRQSRKDLAEAVQPEATAKVKDFTEERHTKKRSEAKSNRSWSEESLKTSDNEQGLPVFPVSPHMKSLSSTNANSKRQAQPSCTPASRLAAKQQKIKESRKTDGLYTDEEEDFQHASLMPKYSECEKPSGKRQCKTKHLALQERRRRSSLTGDDTTDIENAEDKVTVTRKVRKRPEPTSDCDSSPAKPYEQKPYERLPQPPSLLPVPQPAQLPLASPTAETTPSRPMPPEARRLIVNKNAGETLLQRAARLGYEEVVLYCLENKACDVNHRDNAGYCALHEACARGWLSIVRHLLEYGADVNCSAQDGTRPIHDAVENDHLEIVRLLLSYGADPTLATYSGRTIVKMTHSELMETFLTEYLTDLQGRSVDDPGLYWDFYGSSVCDPKDESGFDVLANPPGPGDEDEDGFSDVFEFEFLDEPPLPCYNIQVCLSQGPRNWLLLSDVVKRLKMSSRIFRCNFPNLEVVTITEAEFYKQTSLSQLFSCATDLEAFNPESKELLDLVEFTSELKTLLGSELHWLHPHEDPPFDILW